One segment of Bradyrhizobium sp. CB2312 DNA contains the following:
- a CDS encoding acyl-CoA synthetase: MTHPSIYARTTPDKIAYQMAGTGKAITYRELDELSNQGAQLFRSLGLKAGDHIALLMENRLAFMEICWAAQRSGLYYTAISRYLKQDEIDYIIGDCGAKVVITTPKCAEQIKDLVKGAAGEPIFYMMDEPLPGFRSYDKEAAAQPTTPIADEVAGYDMLYSSGTTGRPKGIKKAFEGNKIDEPNAFLRVLCADMCGMNAESTYLSPAPLYHAAPLRFNMMATVLGGTSIIMEHFDAEEFLKLVEIYKVTQSQLVPTMFVRMLKLPDDVRAKYNVSTLKGAIHAAAPCPVDVKAKMIEWWGPILIEYYAGSEGNGVTVCNSQQWLEHRGSVGRAVVGKIKILDENDEERPVGEIGTVYFADAPAFTYHNDPEKTKKAYNAKGWSTLGDVGYLDKDGFLFLTDRKSYMIISGGVNIYPQETEDVLITHPEVADVAVFGVPNEEMGEEVKAVMQPHDMKRVGKALEADLIAYCKSRLSAIKCPRSIDFEAELPRTPTGKLVKRHLRDRYWPKTATKI; the protein is encoded by the coding sequence ATGACTCACCCCTCCATCTACGCCCGCACGACGCCCGACAAGATCGCCTACCAGATGGCCGGCACCGGCAAGGCGATCACCTATCGCGAGCTCGACGAGCTTTCGAACCAGGGCGCGCAACTTTTCCGCTCTCTGGGTCTGAAGGCCGGCGACCACATCGCGCTGCTGATGGAAAACCGCCTCGCCTTCATGGAGATCTGCTGGGCGGCGCAGCGGAGCGGGCTCTATTACACCGCGATCAGCCGCTATCTGAAACAGGACGAGATCGACTATATCATCGGCGATTGCGGCGCCAAGGTCGTCATCACCACACCGAAATGCGCCGAGCAGATCAAGGACCTGGTCAAGGGTGCTGCCGGCGAGCCGATCTTCTACATGATGGACGAGCCGCTACCCGGCTTCCGCTCCTACGACAAGGAAGCCGCGGCGCAGCCGACCACGCCGATCGCGGACGAAGTCGCCGGTTACGACATGCTGTATTCATCGGGCACCACCGGCCGCCCGAAAGGCATCAAGAAGGCGTTCGAGGGCAACAAGATCGACGAGCCGAACGCGTTCCTGCGCGTGCTCTGCGCCGACATGTGCGGCATGAACGCCGAGAGCACTTATCTGTCGCCGGCGCCGCTCTATCACGCCGCTCCCCTGCGCTTCAACATGATGGCGACCGTGCTCGGCGGCACCTCCATCATCATGGAGCATTTCGATGCCGAGGAGTTTTTGAAGCTGGTCGAGATATACAAGGTCACACAATCCCAGCTGGTGCCGACCATGTTCGTGCGCATGCTGAAGCTGCCGGACGATGTCCGCGCCAAGTACAATGTCTCGACGCTGAAGGGCGCGATCCACGCCGCCGCGCCCTGCCCGGTCGACGTCAAGGCGAAGATGATCGAATGGTGGGGCCCGATCCTGATCGAGTACTACGCGGGCTCGGAGGGCAACGGCGTCACCGTCTGCAACTCGCAGCAATGGCTGGAGCATCGCGGCAGCGTCGGCCGCGCCGTGGTCGGCAAGATCAAGATTCTGGACGAGAACGACGAGGAGCGGCCGGTCGGCGAGATCGGCACGGTCTATTTCGCCGACGCACCCGCCTTCACCTATCACAACGACCCCGAGAAGACGAAGAAGGCCTACAACGCCAAGGGATGGTCGACGCTCGGCGACGTCGGCTATCTCGACAAGGACGGTTTTCTGTTCCTGACCGACCGCAAATCCTACATGATCATCTCGGGCGGGGTGAACATCTACCCGCAGGAGACGGAAGACGTGCTCATCACTCACCCCGAAGTGGCCGACGTCGCCGTGTTCGGCGTGCCGAACGAGGAGATGGGCGAGGAGGTCAAGGCAGTGATGCAGCCGCACGACATGAAGCGCGTCGGCAAGGCGCTCGAGGCCGACCTGATCGCCTACTGCAAGAGCCGCCTCTCCGCGATCAAATGCCCGCGCTCGATCGACTTCGAAGCCGAGCTGCCGCGCACGCCCACGGGCAAGCTGGTGAAGCGGCATCTGCGCGACAGATATTGGCCGAAGACGGCGACGAAGATTTAG
- a CDS encoding M20/M25/M40 family metallo-hydrolase, with product MKPRHVSMFAVLGLLAGSGTALAAADEKLKAAAEQEKALLIETLRDMVMIESGSGDAEGLKTMADFTEARLKALGASTERRKTTAGTRADMVIATFKGSGTRKLMLIAHMDTVYQRGILASEPYHVDGNRIYGPGIADDKGGIAVVLHALKMLKDTGWQDYATLTVSFNPDEEVGSIGSGEIIAELADQHDVVLSCEPTVAAPVAKNESLLLGASGTATAKMEVKGRASHAGAAPDLGRNALIELAHQLLQAKDVAKSIPGTQLNWTTAQAGTVRNQIPEKAEAGADVRLTSPDGVAKLQAALDEKLKNKLVPDTETTVTITPGRPPFVASERGRALAQEGQAIYAEIDRKLDIAEMTGGGTDAGYASRSGKAVVVESFGLAGFGYHARDEFIDTNSIVPRLYLMSRLLIEQGKKK from the coding sequence ATGAAACCCCGCCACGTCTCCATGTTCGCCGTGCTCGGCCTCCTCGCCGGCAGCGGCACCGCGCTCGCCGCTGCCGACGAGAAACTGAAGGCCGCCGCCGAGCAGGAGAAGGCGCTGCTGATCGAGACCCTGCGCGACATGGTGATGATCGAGAGCGGCAGCGGCGACGCCGAAGGCCTGAAGACGATGGCCGACTTCACCGAAGCCCGCCTGAAGGCGCTGGGCGCCAGCACCGAGCGGCGCAAGACCACTGCGGGCACGCGCGCCGACATGGTGATCGCGACGTTCAAGGGATCAGGCACGCGGAAGCTGATGCTGATCGCGCATATGGACACGGTCTATCAGCGCGGCATCCTCGCAAGCGAGCCGTACCATGTCGACGGCAACCGCATCTACGGTCCCGGCATCGCCGACGACAAGGGCGGCATCGCCGTGGTGCTGCATGCGCTCAAGATGCTGAAGGACACCGGCTGGCAGGACTACGCGACGCTCACAGTGTCGTTCAATCCGGACGAGGAAGTCGGCTCGATCGGGTCGGGCGAGATCATCGCGGAGCTTGCCGACCAGCATGATGTCGTGCTGTCCTGCGAGCCGACGGTGGCCGCGCCAGTTGCGAAGAATGAGAGCCTGCTGCTAGGCGCCAGCGGCACGGCGACCGCGAAGATGGAGGTGAAGGGCCGCGCCTCGCATGCCGGTGCCGCGCCCGATCTCGGCCGCAACGCACTGATCGAGCTGGCGCATCAATTGCTGCAGGCGAAGGACGTCGCGAAGTCGATCCCGGGCACGCAGCTGAACTGGACCACGGCGCAGGCGGGTACCGTGCGCAACCAGATCCCGGAGAAGGCCGAGGCCGGCGCCGACGTCCGCCTCACCAGTCCCGACGGCGTCGCCAAGTTGCAGGCGGCGCTCGACGAGAAGCTGAAGAACAAGCTCGTGCCCGACACCGAGACGACGGTGACCATCACGCCGGGGCGCCCGCCCTTCGTCGCCAGCGAGCGCGGCCGCGCGCTGGCGCAGGAGGGACAGGCGATCTATGCCGAGATCGACCGCAAGCTCGACATCGCCGAGATGACCGGCGGCGGCACCGATGCCGGCTATGCCAGCCGCAGCGGCAAGGCGGTCGTGGTCGAGAGCTTTGGCCTCGCCGGCTTCGGCTATCACGCCCGCGACGAGTTCATCGACACCAACTCGATCGTGCCGCGGCTGTACCTGATGAGCCGGCTGCTGATCGAGCAGGGCAAGAAGAAATAG
- a CDS encoding carboxymuconolactone decarboxylase family protein: MHARMNHPVMVLPEAMNVLQSLGNLTKQGLSEKLLELVHLRASQINGCSVCVDMHPKMARKLGETDERLFAVSAWRDAPYFSEAERAALALTEAVTRLADREDPVPDATWNEAAKHFDERELATLILSIAVINVWNRLNATIKMPVGVWKV; this comes from the coding sequence ATGCACGCCCGCATGAATCACCCCGTCATGGTCCTGCCCGAAGCCATGAATGTCTTGCAGTCCCTCGGCAATTTGACCAAGCAGGGCCTGTCGGAAAAGCTCCTGGAACTGGTGCACCTGCGCGCCAGCCAGATCAATGGCTGCAGCGTCTGTGTCGACATGCATCCCAAGATGGCCCGCAAGCTGGGGGAGACCGACGAACGCCTGTTCGCCGTGTCCGCCTGGCGCGATGCGCCTTATTTCAGCGAGGCCGAGCGCGCCGCGCTGGCGCTGACCGAAGCCGTCACGCGGCTTGCCGATCGCGAGGACCCGGTGCCGGATGCAACCTGGAACGAGGCCGCCAAGCATTTCGACGAGCGCGAGCTGGCCACGCTGATCCTCTCGATCGCGGTCATCAACGTCTGGAACCGGCTGAATGCGACGATCAAGATGCCGGTGGGTGTGTGGAAGGTGTGA
- a CDS encoding phytanoyl-CoA dioxygenase family protein: MKLSQEQLEFFHREGWLFLPELFSQEEVDLLAREAVGIYDANRPEVWREKSGAPRTAFAAHLYNEAFRLLGAHPRMIDPVEQVFGEPVYMHQFKINAKSAFTGDVWQWHQDYGTWKRDDGMPEPRAMNIAIFLDEVMPINGPLMLVPRSQNAGDLEAAHDLATTSYPLWTLDEDTVTRLVKQGGIVAPTGKPGGMLMFHGNLVHGSSGNITPYPRKIVYLTLNAVSNYIRTPTRPEYIAHRDFAPIKTVEDDALLRLARAPRQAAE; this comes from the coding sequence ATGAAACTGTCTCAGGAGCAATTGGAGTTCTTCCACCGCGAGGGCTGGCTGTTCCTCCCCGAGCTGTTCAGCCAGGAGGAGGTCGACCTGCTCGCGCGCGAGGCGGTCGGCATCTATGACGCCAACAGGCCGGAGGTCTGGCGCGAGAAGAGCGGCGCGCCGCGCACGGCCTTCGCCGCGCATCTCTACAACGAGGCATTCCGACTCCTCGGCGCGCATCCGCGCATGATTGATCCGGTCGAGCAGGTGTTCGGCGAGCCTGTTTACATGCACCAGTTCAAGATCAACGCGAAATCGGCCTTCACCGGCGATGTCTGGCAGTGGCACCAGGATTACGGCACCTGGAAGCGCGACGACGGCATGCCGGAGCCGCGTGCCATGAACATTGCGATCTTCCTCGACGAGGTGATGCCGATCAACGGCCCGCTGATGCTGGTGCCCCGCAGCCAGAATGCCGGCGATCTCGAAGCCGCGCACGACCTCGCCACCACGTCCTACCCGCTATGGACGCTGGACGAGGACACCGTGACGCGTCTCGTCAAGCAGGGCGGCATCGTTGCGCCCACCGGCAAGCCCGGCGGCATGCTGATGTTCCACGGCAATCTCGTGCATGGTTCGAGCGGCAACATCACGCCCTATCCGCGCAAGATCGTGTACCTGACGCTGAACGCGGTCTCGAACTACATCCGCACACCAACACGGCCGGAGTACATCGCGCATCGCGATTTTGCGCCGATCAAGACGGTGGAGGACGATGCGCTGCTGCGGCTCGCCCGGGCGCCGCGCCAGGCGGCGGAGTAG
- a CDS encoding ABC transporter substrate-binding protein, giving the protein MERRKFLTAGGLGLAASAVAAPAVAQSMPEVRWRLAASWPKALDTLYGGCEYFCKRVAEITDNRFQIQPFASGEIVPGLQVLDAVSNGTVEMGNTALYYYWGKNPAFTFGTALPFGLNTRQHISWLQWGGGQDLLNALLKEHNAIGIPTGSTGAQMGGWFRKEIKSMADLQGLKFRVGGFAGTIIAKVGGVPQQIAGGDIYPALEKGTIDAAEWVGPYDDEKLGFVKVAKFYYYPGWWEGTGQGHNIMNLDKWNALPKHYQAAIDCASRDTFTWVTGKYDAVNPPALKRLLVAGAILKPFPQEVLEGCYSAANEIYADLSKSNPHFGKMHASLAAYRNESLAWMQVAELSFDSFMMRMRTRT; this is encoded by the coding sequence ATGGAACGTCGTAAATTCCTGACGGCGGGCGGATTGGGCCTTGCCGCGAGTGCCGTTGCCGCACCAGCCGTTGCACAATCGATGCCGGAGGTCAGATGGCGACTCGCCGCGAGCTGGCCGAAGGCGCTCGATACGCTCTACGGCGGCTGCGAATATTTCTGCAAGCGCGTCGCCGAGATCACGGACAACAGATTCCAGATCCAGCCGTTCGCGTCCGGAGAGATCGTCCCAGGCCTGCAGGTGCTGGATGCGGTGTCCAACGGCACCGTCGAGATGGGCAACACCGCGCTGTATTACTACTGGGGCAAGAATCCCGCCTTCACCTTCGGCACGGCGCTGCCGTTCGGTCTCAACACGCGCCAGCACATCTCCTGGCTGCAATGGGGCGGCGGACAGGATCTGCTCAACGCCCTCTTGAAGGAGCACAACGCGATCGGCATTCCGACCGGCTCGACCGGCGCTCAGATGGGCGGCTGGTTCCGCAAGGAGATCAAGTCGATGGCCGATCTGCAAGGCCTGAAATTCCGCGTCGGCGGCTTCGCCGGCACGATCATCGCCAAGGTCGGCGGCGTGCCGCAGCAGATCGCGGGCGGCGACATCTATCCGGCGCTGGAGAAGGGCACCATCGATGCCGCCGAATGGGTCGGCCCCTATGACGACGAGAAGCTCGGCTTCGTGAAGGTGGCGAAGTTCTACTATTATCCGGGCTGGTGGGAAGGCACCGGCCAGGGCCACAACATCATGAACCTGGACAAGTGGAACGCGTTGCCGAAGCACTACCAGGCCGCGATCGACTGCGCCTCGCGCGACACCTTCACCTGGGTGACGGGCAAGTATGATGCGGTCAACCCGCCGGCGCTGAAGCGGCTGCTGGTCGCCGGCGCGATCCTCAAACCCTTCCCGCAGGAAGTGCTGGAGGGCTGCTACAGCGCTGCGAACGAGATCTACGCCGATCTCTCCAAGAGCAACCCGCATTTCGGCAAGATGCATGCGAGCCTCGCCGCCTACCGCAACGAGTCGCTGGCCTGGATGCAGGTCGCGGAGCTCAGCTTCGACAGCTTCATGATGCGGATGCGGACGAGGACGTAG
- a CDS encoding alpha/beta hydrolase, with protein sequence MQTFRVNGYDMAYLEVGEGRPLVCVHGTLGDFRTWYSVLGPLSRNHRVIAVSLRHFFPEHWDAVGDDYKMAQHVADTIAFIEQVKPGPVDLMGHSRGGHIAFRVAQTRPDLLRKLVLAEPGGDLDASLPLPEGTPAHPPLAAKTVRSVEMIRAGDIEGALRNFYEGIEGDGSWRRVPGAAKQQLRDNTLTFLGQINEQRRPYTLSDAQAIKTPTLLIGGGATTGSLSVMWRVLAEHIAGARTAVIANAGHWMFEQAPMEFGEVVSRFLAE encoded by the coding sequence ATGCAGACATTCCGCGTCAACGGTTACGACATGGCCTATCTCGAAGTCGGCGAAGGCCGTCCGCTGGTCTGCGTGCACGGCACGCTCGGCGATTTCCGCACCTGGTATTCGGTACTCGGCCCGCTGTCTAGGAATCATCGGGTGATCGCGGTCAGCCTGCGACATTTCTTTCCCGAGCATTGGGACGCCGTCGGCGACGATTACAAGATGGCGCAGCATGTTGCAGACACGATCGCCTTCATCGAGCAGGTGAAGCCCGGACCCGTCGATCTGATGGGCCATTCGCGCGGCGGCCACATCGCGTTTCGTGTCGCGCAGACGCGGCCTGATCTGCTGCGCAAGCTGGTGCTCGCCGAGCCCGGCGGCGATCTCGACGCCAGCCTGCCGCTGCCAGAGGGCACGCCTGCGCATCCGCCGCTCGCCGCAAAGACGGTGCGCTCGGTCGAGATGATCCGCGCCGGCGACATCGAGGGCGCGCTGCGGAATTTCTACGAGGGTATCGAGGGCGACGGCTCCTGGCGGCGCGTGCCGGGGGCCGCAAAACAGCAATTGCGCGACAACACGCTCACCTTCCTCGGCCAGATCAACGAGCAGCGCCGGCCCTACACGCTCAGCGATGCGCAGGCGATCAAGACGCCGACCCTGCTGATCGGCGGCGGCGCGACCACGGGAAGCCTGTCGGTGATGTGGCGCGTACTGGCAGAGCATATTGCAGGCGCGCGGACGGCGGTGATCGCCAATGCCGGCCACTGGATGTTCGAGCAGGCGCCGATGGAATTCGGCGAGGTGGTGAGCAGGTTCTTGGCTGAGTAG
- a CDS encoding Gfo/Idh/MocA family oxidoreductase, whose product MNLFRLLQARTSAGKPVRVALIGAGKFGSMFLAQVPHTPGLEVPIIVDIDRERARESCRTVGWDAERIARTVFTDDGARAIAGGAMDVVVEATGNPAVGIQHARAAIAAGKHIVMVNVEADVLAGPLLAEEARKAGVVYSLAYGDQPALTAEMVDWARATGFRVVAAGKGTKYLPAYHDVTPDGVWQHYGLTAGEAQSAGMNPQMFNSFLDGTKSAIEMAAIANACGLDVPAGGLLFPPCGVDDLPHVMRPSDKGGVLERSGVVEVVSSLERDGRPVFRDLRWGVYVVLEAPNDYAADCFRQYGLKTDASGRYAAMYKPYHLIGLELNISILSAALRNEPTGQPYGFRGDVAAVAKRALRAGEMLDGEGGYTVWGKLVPAAASLKAGALPIGLAHRVKLKRDVAHGAVVRWSDVEFDANNETVKVRKAMEAAFAAQH is encoded by the coding sequence ATGAACCTCTTCCGTCTCCTCCAGGCCCGCACGTCCGCCGGCAAGCCCGTTCGTGTCGCACTGATCGGCGCCGGCAAGTTCGGCTCGATGTTTCTGGCCCAGGTGCCGCACACGCCAGGGCTGGAGGTGCCCATCATCGTCGACATCGATCGCGAGCGCGCGCGCGAGTCATGCCGCACCGTGGGCTGGGATGCCGAGCGCATCGCCAGGACCGTCTTCACCGATGACGGTGCCCGCGCCATTGCCGGCGGCGCGATGGATGTGGTGGTGGAGGCGACCGGCAATCCCGCCGTCGGCATCCAACATGCGCGCGCCGCGATCGCGGCGGGCAAGCATATCGTGATGGTCAATGTCGAGGCCGACGTGCTGGCAGGCCCCCTGCTCGCCGAGGAAGCGCGGAAAGCCGGCGTCGTCTATTCGCTCGCCTATGGCGACCAGCCGGCGCTGACAGCGGAGATGGTCGACTGGGCCCGCGCCACCGGCTTTCGCGTCGTTGCCGCGGGCAAAGGGACAAAATATCTGCCGGCCTATCACGACGTGACGCCTGACGGCGTCTGGCAGCATTACGGCCTCACCGCCGGCGAAGCGCAGTCGGCGGGCATGAATCCGCAGATGTTCAACTCCTTCCTCGACGGCACCAAATCGGCGATCGAAATGGCCGCGATCGCCAACGCCTGCGGGCTCGATGTGCCCGCGGGCGGCCTGCTGTTTCCGCCCTGCGGCGTCGACGATTTGCCGCATGTCATGCGGCCCAGCGACAAGGGCGGCGTGCTGGAGCGCTCCGGCGTGGTGGAGGTGGTGTCGTCGCTCGAGCGCGATGGCCGGCCGGTGTTTCGCGATTTGCGCTGGGGCGTCTATGTCGTGCTGGAGGCGCCGAACGACTACGCAGCGGATTGTTTCAGGCAATACGGCCTGAAGACCGATGCCAGTGGGCGGTACGCTGCAATGTACAAGCCCTATCACCTGATCGGGCTCGAGCTGAACATCTCGATCCTGTCGGCCGCGCTGCGCAATGAGCCGACCGGGCAGCCCTACGGCTTCCGCGGCGACGTCGCGGCGGTCGCCAAGCGTGCCTTGCGCGCCGGCGAGATGCTGGACGGCGAAGGCGGCTACACAGTGTGGGGCAAGCTGGTGCCTGCGGCGGCGAGCCTGAAGGCCGGCGCGCTGCCGATCGGCCTGGCGCATCGCGTGAAGCTGAAGCGTGACGTCGCGCATGGCGCGGTGGTGCGCTGGAGCGACGTGGAGTTCGACGCGAACAACGAGACGGTGAAGGTTCGAAAGGCGATGGAAGCGGCGTTCGCAGCGCAACATTGA
- a CDS encoding sigma-70 family RNA polymerase sigma factor, whose product MSQESFEENFLVRQFEANRDHLRAVAYRMLGSRGEVDDVVQEAWLRVSRYDTSDIANLRGWLTTVVARICLDMLRARKSRKEDPMGPHVPEPVDETREREAEMADSVGAALLVVLETLQPAERLAFVLHDMFAVPFEEIAPIVGRSVDASRQLASRARRRVQGAPVPEADLSHQRKIVDAFLKASREGNFEGLLAVLDPGVVFRADDAAVRLGALPEVRGADAVAQIYKGRAQAARTALVDGEMGVAVILSGQLRIALRVTFGGDRIAGIEALADAERIAALDVEVLEP is encoded by the coding sequence ATGAGCCAAGAAAGCTTCGAGGAAAATTTTCTGGTGCGGCAGTTCGAGGCCAACAGGGACCATCTGCGTGCCGTCGCCTACCGCATGTTGGGGTCGCGCGGCGAGGTCGACGACGTCGTGCAGGAGGCCTGGCTGCGTGTCAGCCGCTACGACACATCCGACATCGCGAACCTCCGGGGCTGGCTGACCACCGTGGTCGCGCGCATCTGCCTCGACATGCTGCGCGCGCGGAAGTCGCGCAAGGAAGATCCGATGGGCCCGCATGTGCCGGAGCCGGTCGACGAGACCAGGGAGCGCGAGGCGGAGATGGCCGATTCCGTCGGCGCGGCGCTGCTGGTCGTGCTCGAGACTTTGCAGCCGGCGGAGCGGCTCGCCTTCGTGCTGCACGACATGTTCGCAGTCCCGTTCGAGGAGATCGCGCCGATCGTCGGCCGCTCGGTTGACGCCTCGCGGCAGTTGGCGAGCCGCGCGCGGCGGCGCGTGCAGGGCGCGCCAGTGCCCGAGGCGGACCTGTCGCATCAGCGCAAGATCGTCGATGCTTTCCTCAAGGCGTCGCGCGAGGGCAATTTCGAGGGGCTATTGGCCGTGCTCGATCCCGGCGTCGTCTTCCGTGCCGACGACGCCGCGGTGCGGCTCGGCGCGCTGCCGGAGGTCCGCGGCGCCGATGCCGTCGCTCAGATCTACAAGGGCCGTGCCCAGGCGGCACGGACCGCGCTGGTCGATGGCGAGATGGGCGTTGCGGTCATCCTCAGTGGCCAGCTGCGCATCGCGCTGCGCGTCACGTTCGGCGGCGACCGTATTGCCGGGATCGAGGCGCTGGCCGATGCGGAGCGGATTGCGGCGCTCGATGTGGAGGTGCTGGAGCCCTAG
- a CDS encoding alpha/beta hydrolase: MQSLHVNGYDMPYLDVGEDKGRAPLVCVHGSLNDFRVWGCVLGPLTQRHRVIAVSLRHFFPERWDGVGDTYSIAQHVQDVIAFIENLDLGPVDLMGHSRGGHICFRVAQQRPDLLRRLILAEPGGELDASLDPDYVGGPSPLLARFTASADKIAAGDVDGGLAVFVDTLEGANTWPRLPAIVKQNLRDNAYTLIGQVRDDRPPFSKADAESIKMPTLFILGARTKGLLPKVLHALAAHVPYSRTAIIPNATHPMFEQAPQKYSEVVLDFLAS; encoded by the coding sequence ATGCAAAGCCTCCACGTCAACGGTTACGACATGCCCTATCTCGACGTGGGCGAAGACAAGGGCCGCGCGCCGCTGGTCTGCGTGCATGGATCGCTCAACGACTTCCGCGTCTGGGGCTGCGTGCTCGGGCCACTGACGCAGCGACACCGGGTGATCGCTGTCAGCCTGCGGCACTTCTTCCCGGAACGCTGGGACGGCGTCGGCGACACCTATTCGATTGCCCAGCATGTCCAAGACGTCATCGCCTTCATCGAGAACCTTGATCTCGGCCCGGTCGATCTGATGGGTCATTCCCGCGGCGGACACATCTGCTTCCGCGTGGCGCAGCAGCGGCCGGATCTGCTACGGCGGCTGATCCTCGCCGAGCCCGGCGGCGAACTCGATGCGAGCCTCGACCCTGACTATGTCGGCGGGCCCTCGCCGCTGCTTGCGCGCTTCACGGCCTCGGCCGACAAGATCGCGGCGGGCGATGTCGATGGCGGGCTCGCCGTCTTCGTGGATACGCTGGAGGGTGCCAACACCTGGCCGCGGCTGCCAGCCATAGTGAAGCAAAACCTGCGCGACAACGCTTACACCTTGATCGGTCAGGTCCGCGACGATCGCCCGCCCTTCTCGAAGGCGGATGCGGAATCCATCAAAATGCCGACGCTGTTCATCCTGGGCGCGCGGACCAAGGGCCTGCTGCCAAAAGTGCTGCATGCGCTCGCCGCGCATGTGCCCTACTCCAGGACGGCGATCATCCCGAACGCGACGCATCCGATGTTCGAGCAGGCGCCGCAAAAATACTCCGAAGTGGTCCTGGATTTTCTGGCGAGCTGA
- a CDS encoding GntR family transcriptional regulator, with translation MIPLDPLPNLIDQVYARILEAISDRTLQPGQRIRQNELADKLGVSRQPVSHALHLLHRQGLVAESGKRGFEVTQLDPSRIRQLYEVRGAIDALAARLAAMRAGADAAGRARLDAALAAGRSIDRNTSLAELITLDVDFHRAIYQLAGNPVIEETIAPQWPHMRRSMAAVLSELDYRGSAWAEHADIAKHILAGDAKAAERAALAHAQTAGRMTEERLRVTDEAAA, from the coding sequence GTGATCCCTCTCGACCCGCTTCCGAACCTGATCGACCAGGTCTATGCCCGAATCCTGGAGGCGATCTCCGACCGCACGCTTCAACCCGGGCAGCGCATCCGGCAGAACGAGCTTGCCGACAAGCTCGGCGTCTCGCGCCAGCCGGTGTCGCATGCGCTGCATCTGCTACACCGGCAGGGGCTCGTCGCCGAGAGCGGCAAGCGCGGCTTTGAAGTCACCCAGCTCGATCCCTCCCGCATCCGCCAGCTCTACGAGGTGCGCGGCGCCATCGATGCGCTGGCCGCGCGGCTCGCGGCGATGCGCGCGGGCGCCGACGCGGCGGGACGCGCACGGCTGGACGCAGCGCTAGCCGCCGGACGGAGCATCGATCGCAACACCTCGCTCGCCGAGCTCATCACGCTCGATGTCGATTTTCACCGCGCCATCTATCAGCTCGCCGGCAATCCCGTGATCGAGGAGACCATCGCGCCGCAATGGCCGCATATGCGCCGCTCGATGGCGGCGGTGCTGTCGGAGCTCGACTATCGCGGCAGCGCCTGGGCCGAGCATGCCGACATCGCCAAGCACATTCTCGCAGGCGATGCGAAGGCCGCCGAGCGCGCGGCGCTGGCGCATGCGCAGACGGCGGGACGGATGACTGAGGAGAGATTGAGGGTGACGGACGAGGCGGCGGCGTAG
- a CDS encoding methylated-DNA--[protein]-cysteine S-methyltransferase, producing the protein MTDQHFALFDTKIGLCAIAWGPRGINGTQLPMGGEQKIRTRISQRHPDASEAEPTAEVQQAIDRIVNLLAGEPDDLTDIPLDLDGVPEFNRGVYEIARAIPPGKTITYGDIAKQLGGVQLSRDVGQALGRNPCPIVVPCHRVLAAGNKPGGFSANGGVVTKLKMLEIEGALVNHTPSLFD; encoded by the coding sequence ATGACCGACCAGCATTTTGCCCTGTTCGACACGAAGATAGGCCTCTGCGCCATCGCCTGGGGCCCGCGCGGCATCAACGGCACGCAGCTCCCGATGGGCGGCGAGCAGAAGATCCGGACCCGCATCAGCCAGCGCCATCCTGACGCCAGCGAAGCCGAGCCGACGGCCGAGGTGCAGCAGGCGATCGACCGCATCGTCAACTTGCTCGCCGGTGAGCCCGACGATCTCACCGACATCCCGCTCGATCTCGATGGCGTGCCCGAGTTCAACCGCGGCGTCTACGAGATCGCCCGCGCCATTCCGCCCGGCAAGACCATCACCTATGGCGACATCGCAAAACAGCTCGGCGGCGTCCAGCTGTCGCGCGACGTCGGCCAGGCGCTCGGCCGCAACCCGTGCCCGATCGTCGTGCCCTGCCATCGCGTGTTGGCGGCGGGCAACAAGCCCGGCGGCTTCTCGGCGAATGGCGGCGTGGTGACCAAGCTGAAGATGCTGGAGATCGAAGGCGCGCTCGTGAACCACACGCCGAGCCTGTTTGATTGA